Proteins co-encoded in one Pelobates fuscus isolate aPelFus1 chromosome 5, aPelFus1.pri, whole genome shotgun sequence genomic window:
- the MOB3A gene encoding MOB kinase activator 3A, with the protein MSNPLKQVFNKDRTFRPKRKFEPGTQRFELHKKAQASLNAGLDLKVAVQLPHGEDLNDWVAVNVVDFFNRINLIYGTISDSCTEQTCPVMSGGPKYEYRWQDDNRYRKPTALSAPKYMNLLMDWIEVQINNEGIFPTNVGTPFPKNFLQVVKKILSRLFRVFVHVYIHHFDRIIHMGAEAHVNTCYKHFYYFVTEFNLMDTKELEPLKEMTAKMCH; encoded by the exons ATGTCGAACCCTCTCAAACAAGTGTTCAACAAGGACAGAACCTTCCGCCCAAAGCGGAAGTTTGAGCCAGGGACACAGAGGTTTGAATTACACAAGAAGGCTCAGGCCTCCCTCAATGCTGGGCTGGACTTGAAGGTGGCTGTCCAGCTGCCACATGGAGAGGACCTGAATGATTGGGTGGCAGTCAATGTTGTTGATTTCTTTAACCGCATTAACCTGATATATGGTACCATCAGTGATAGCTGCACTGAGCAAACATGTCCTGTCATGTCAGGTGGCCCAAAATACGAGTATAGGTGGCAAGATGATAACAGGTATCGAAAACCCACTGCACTTTCTGCTCCGAAATATATGAATCTATTGATGGACTGGATAGAAGTTCAGATAAACAATGAAGGGATATTCCCTACCAATGTTG GTACACCCTTCCCAAAGAACTTCCTGCAAGTAGTAAAAAAGATACTGTCCAGGCTCTTCCGAGTATTTGTCCATGTCTATATTCACCACTTTGACAGGATCATCCACATGGGAGCAGAAGCTCATGTAAACACCTGCTATAAGCATTTTTATTACTTTGTAACAGAATTTAATCTGATGGACACCAAAGAACTTGAGCCGTTG AAGGAAATGACAGCGAAGATGTGCCACTAA